In the genome of Tumebacillus amylolyticus, one region contains:
- a CDS encoding GNAT family N-acetyltransferase — translation MVTIRKARIEDLPAMLSIYNRAVETTTATFDLELQTYERREAWFHKYDDQHPLIVAEKDGKIAGYGCLSKFRDKPAYRNSVENSVYIDERYQRQGIGKALLEELLKLARDAGYHTVIAGITVGNEGSVKLHEAFGFVLCGRFRQVGYKFDAWQDVEFYQLML, via the coding sequence ATGGTGACAATCCGTAAGGCGAGAATTGAAGATCTTCCGGCAATGCTCTCGATCTACAACCGGGCCGTGGAGACGACAACGGCGACGTTTGACTTGGAGTTGCAGACGTATGAGCGGCGCGAAGCTTGGTTTCACAAGTATGACGACCAACATCCGCTGATCGTCGCAGAAAAGGACGGCAAGATCGCAGGGTACGGGTGTCTCTCGAAGTTTCGTGACAAGCCGGCGTACCGCAATTCGGTGGAGAACTCTGTGTACATAGATGAGCGCTACCAGCGCCAAGGAATTGGAAAGGCACTGTTAGAAGAACTTTTAAAACTCGCTCGCGATGCGGGGTATCATACGGTGATCGCGGGGATTACGGTGGGAAATGAAGGCAGTGTGAAGTTGCATGAGGCGTTTGGCTTTGTGTTGTGTGGTCGTTTTCGGCAGGTTGGTTACAAGTTTGACGCATGGCAAGATGTGGAGTTTTACCAGTTGATGTTGTGA